The Pelagibacterium halotolerans B2 genome has a segment encoding these proteins:
- a CDS encoding type II toxin-antitoxin system VapC family toxin, translating into MILVDTSVWIDHFRAVDEELELLLGANRVLMHPFVLGELALGNLRQRNLILTSLADLPQCVVARDDEVLEFISLHALFGRGIGYVDAHLLSAAALTPEARLATRDRRLRDRAQSLGLAAALAR; encoded by the coding sequence ATGATCCTTGTGGACACTTCCGTATGGATCGACCATTTTCGGGCGGTCGATGAGGAATTGGAGCTGCTGTTGGGCGCCAACAGGGTGCTGATGCATCCGTTTGTTCTCGGCGAACTTGCGCTGGGGAACCTGCGGCAACGCAATCTCATACTCACTTCGCTGGCCGACCTGCCCCAGTGCGTCGTCGCCAGAGACGATGAAGTTCTCGAATTTATCAGTCTTCACGCATTGTTCGGGCGGGGGATAGGGTATGTCGACGCGCATCTTCTCTCTGCTGCCGCCCTTACACCGGAGGCCAGGCTTGCCACCCGCGACCGCAGGCTGAGGGACCGTGCGCAGAGCCTCGGTCTCGCCGCAGCCTTGGCCCGTTAG
- the fliP gene encoding flagellar type III secretion system pore protein FliP (The bacterial flagellar biogenesis protein FliP forms a type III secretion system (T3SS)-type pore required for flagellar assembly.), which yields MKRGTEITRTRQPGPDTAPRRAGTPRAALAVVLGLAAILLLPATGIAQDISIDFGDETTLTERAIQLIALITILALAPSILVMVTSFTRIVVVLSLLRTAIGLQTAPPNSVMISLALFLTAFIMAPTLQQSYEVGIEPLVAGEVEIVEAIDLASGPLHEFMRTHVRPQDVMLFMDLTETPAPENPEDLELRILIPAFMISELRRAFEIGFLLFLPFVVIDMVVASVLMSMGMMMLPPVIISLPFKLIFFVLVDGWHLVAGSLIRSFTG from the coding sequence TTGAAGCGAGGGACAGAGATTACGAGGACACGGCAACCAGGTCCTGATACCGCACCGCGCCGGGCCGGAACGCCCCGCGCGGCACTTGCCGTCGTTCTTGGCCTCGCCGCCATCCTCCTGCTGCCCGCCACGGGAATCGCGCAGGACATCTCCATCGATTTCGGCGACGAAACCACGCTGACCGAGCGCGCGATCCAGTTGATCGCCCTCATCACAATTCTCGCGCTCGCCCCCTCCATCCTCGTGATGGTGACGAGCTTTACCCGCATCGTCGTGGTGCTCTCGCTGTTGCGCACCGCCATCGGGCTGCAGACCGCACCGCCCAATTCGGTGATGATCTCGCTGGCGCTGTTTCTCACCGCCTTCATCATGGCACCCACCCTGCAGCAAAGCTACGAGGTGGGCATCGAGCCCCTGGTGGCCGGCGAGGTCGAAATCGTCGAAGCCATCGACCTTGCCTCCGGCCCGCTGCACGAATTCATGCGCACCCATGTCCGCCCTCAGGACGTCATGCTGTTCATGGACCTGACCGAAACCCCGGCTCCGGAAAACCCCGAAGACCTCGAACTGCGCATCCTCATCCCCGCCTTCATGATCTCCGAACTCCGCCGCGCCTTCGAAATCGGGTTTCTTCTCTTTTTGCCCTTCGTGGTCATCGACATGGTCGTGGCCTCGGTGCTGATGAGCATGGGCATGATGATGCTCCCCCCGGTCATCATCTCCCTGCCCTTCAAGCTGATCTTTTTCGTCCTCGTCGACGGCTGGCACCTTGTGGCAGGGTCGCTGATACGGAGCTTCACCGGCTAA
- a CDS encoding type II toxin-antitoxin system VapB family antitoxin: protein MRTTIAIDDELVEKAKSLTGLNEKSALVREGLKALIERESARRLALLGGTEPQLKDVPRRRTAI from the coding sequence ACAACAATCGCCATCGACGATGAACTGGTCGAAAAAGCCAAATCTCTTACCGGTCTTAACGAGAAGTCAGCTCTGGTCAGAGAGGGGCTGAAGGCGCTTATCGAGCGCGAGAGCGCCCGTCGTCTCGCGCTTCTCGGCGGCACTGAGCCTCAGCTCAAGGACGTACCGCGGCGACGAACAGCTATATGA